In a single window of the Zea mays cultivar B73 chromosome 5, Zm-B73-REFERENCE-NAM-5.0, whole genome shotgun sequence genome:
- the LOC100284040 gene encoding elongation factor Tu gives MASLTSASTSLLFPQASSSRSRVRLSTSLGFSAQPARLRSRAAAGGQRRGSLLVVRAARGKFERTKPHVNIGTIGHVDHGKTTLTAALTMVLASVGGSAPKKYDEIDAAPEERARGITINTATVEYETETRHYAHVDCPGHADYVKNMITGAAQMDGAILVVSGADGPMPQTKEHILLAKQVGVPKIVVFLNKKDMVDDEELLELVELEVRELLSNYEYDGDEVPIVAGSALKALEALMGNPTLKRGDDEWVDCIFKLVDSVDSYIPVPQRQTDLPFLLAVEDVFSITGRGTVATGRIERGTVKIGDTVDIVGIRDTRNCTVTGVEMFQKTMDDAMAGDNVGLLLRGMQKDDIERGMVLAKPGSITPHTKFEAVVYVLKKEEGGRHSPFFPGYRPQFYMRTTDVTGNVTVIMNDKDEEAKMCMPGDRIKMVVQLIQPVACEQGMRFAIREGGKTVGAGVINKIIE, from the coding sequence ATGGCCTCCCTCACCTCGGCCTCCACCTCACTCCTCTTCCCGCAGGCCTCCTCATCCAGGAGCCGCGTCCGGCTCTCCACCTCCCTGGGCTTCTCCGCGCAGCCGGCGCGGCTGCGGAGCCGGGCGGCGGCAGGAGGGCAGCGGCGCGGGAGCCTGCTGGTGGTGCGCGCGGCGAGGGGAAAGTTCGAGCGCACCAAGCCGCACGTAAACATCGGCACCATCGGTCACGTCGACCACGGCAAGACCACCCTCACCGCCGCGCTCACCATGGTGCTCGCCTCCGTCGGCGGCAGCGCGCCCAAGAAGTACGACGAGATCGATGCCGCCCCCGAGGAGCGTGCCCGCGGTATCACCATCAACACCGCCACCGTCGAGTACGAGACCGAGACCCGCCACTACGCGCACGTCGACTGCCCCGGCCACGCCGACTATGTCAAGAACATGATCACCGGCGCTGCGCAGATGGACGGCGCCATCCTCGTCGTCTCTGGCGCCGACGGTCCCATGCCGCAGACCAAAGAGCACATTCTCCTCGCCAAGCAGGTCGGCGTTCCCAAGATCGTTGTCTTCCTCAACAAGAAGGACATGGTCGACGACGAGGAGCTGCTCGAGCTCGTCGAGCTGGAAGTCCGCGAGCTGCTCAGCAACTATGAGTACGACGGCGACGAGGTGCCAATCGTCGCTGGCTCCGCCCTCAAGGCGCTCGAGGCCCTCATGGGCAACCCTACCCTGAAGCGCGGCGACGATGAGTGGGTGGACTGCATCTTCAAGCTGGTTGATTCTGTGGATTCCTACATTCCAGTGCCACAGCGGCAGACCGACCTCCCGTTCTTACTCGCTGTTGAAGATGTCTTCTCCATCACCGGTCGTGGTACAGTTGCCACTGGCCGTATCGAGCGTGGCACCGTCAAGATTGGTGACACAGTCGATATCGTTGGAATCCGGGACACCCGGAACTGCACCGTGACTGGCGTTGAGATGTTCCAGAAGACCATGGACGATGCCATGGCTGGAGACAATGTCGGACTGCTGCTCCGTGGTATGCAGAAGGATGACATTGAGAGAGGCATGGTGCTGGCAAAGCCCGGCTCTATCACACCGCACACCAAGTTTGAGGCTGTTGTGTATGTGCTTAAGAAGGAAGAGGGTGGCCGGCACTCACCTTTCTTCCCTGGTTACCGCCCGCAGTTCTACATGAGGACAACCGATGTGACAGGGAATGTGACTGTGATTATGAATGACAAAGATGAGGAGGCGAAGATGTGCATGCCTGGTGACCGTATCAAGATGGTTGTTCAGCTCATCCAGCCTGTTGCTTGTGAGCAGGGTATGAGGTTTGCTATCCGTGAGGGTGGTAAGACTGTTGGTGCTGGTGTCATCAACAAAATCATTGAGTAA